In Setaria italica strain Yugu1 chromosome IX, Setaria_italica_v2.0, whole genome shotgun sequence, the genomic stretch GGTTAGGGTAGTTAgatttaattcaaatttgaattttagaattcaaatttgaatccaCTCAAATTGAAATCCAAATAAGGACCAAATAAATTCCAAATGACACACCAACATTTATTGTACCTAGGTTTTCAAATTTAATTCAATTTTTTCTAGGAAAATTTGGGAGGGAATAATAAAGACACTCTTATGGTTTGAAAATTCTCACACCTCCGCaacaaattttaaaattcaCATTTTGCAAATAAAATATCTCGTAAAAATACGGGATGTTTACAGCTATGCCACTAATCTGGCAATGGAAGTTCCATTCTTGCTCGGAGGTATCAGGTATGGCACCAAGTGCTACATGTAGAACACTTCATGGAACTAAAAACCAACAGGATGCTCACTGTATATATACCTGCAACTCAGCATCACTCACATTTCTTCTGTTAAATTGATGCCACATCAAGCACTGAAAATTACATGCAAATGAGTCAATCACAAATGAATTACCTAAAGATTAAGTTATCATGAAACTAAATCTGGAAGCTTATCACCCTATACATCGGTCAATTTCAAACAAACATCAGGCACAAGGCCAAATCAGCTGTGGACACCGAGCAAGAAATAAGAAGACTAAAAAAAATAGCAACTCCTGCAGTCCAGATTTTCATGATGAATCTCCAATGTCGAGCATTACTGATTCAGCGGGCGCCACATTAAGCACGAAAAGTTAGTTACAGCCTGAGCTTTGGAGAAAAGGAATGCTGTTTGTACAATGGAGCTTAGCAACTGAGAAATATCTGCTGGCTTTTGTTCTAGGAAGAACTAGTTAATTTGTTCTGAAGATCTGAAGTTAGGCAATAGTAGCTTTTGGTACaccatcttttattttctttgagTATAAACACTGGTTTGTATAATAGACATAGGAGAGAAATCATCCCATCCCACTGCCAGCATCATTCAATCGTCGATTAGATGGGCTCAGTAATCACTGAAAACTACTGCTCAGTGAGTTGCTAGAATCCAATCCTCAAATATCTTTAATTTGATGGGCTCATTAATCTCTGAAAACTACTGCCCAGTGGGTTGCTAGAATCAAATCTTCAAATTGCACATCACACATCATGTGGCCTACAAAAAGAACACCATGTGTTCCAAGCCTTAAACATCGCAACCAAAGAACCCTCTTCTAGTAGAAATTGCTCGATGTTTAGAGGACTCTTAAGTTGCCTTTGGAAACTTTGCACTACAAATTAATAGCAAGCAAACATTAGCCGCGATACCAATACAAACACAGACACCGAGCTACAGATAAGAAAGTATCGACACCTTTGCTACATTTCTATGAACAATGAAAATAAACACCAAATATCCcaatggaaagaaaaaaatctGGAACATGCCAGCATGGTCAAAGTCGCCAAATCTGAATGGTTACATTTTGGTTGAGCCATAATATTACATTTTAGCAGCATCCcatttcaaaaagaaagaaaggtaagaaaaaaaaaagctacatCAAGGGTTACCAACTCATTGTCATCACTAACCAAAGACATACATGGAGAATGGAAAAAAGAGAGACAAACTTTGCCATCATAGCCTTGCAGCATCTACTCTACGGGGATGTGTAACAAAATTATTTCACTACCAGAAAacggatctttagtcccggttggataggatcatagatcccgaaaatccaatcgggactaagttttggagataaaaggggatctaaagaccccctttagtcacggttggtactaccagccgggactaaaaaggttaaaaaaataaaaaaaagtgggccggcggcgcgacggcgcggcCGCCACCCACCTCCACCACGCCCTCGCCACCTCCGCCTGCTGCCGCCCACCTTCGCTCCAccctcgcccgccgcccacgccacatgcactggccgccgctcgctcgccggtcgccggcctgcccgcgcccgccgcttgCCCTGACCTCGCCCTGCTAccactcctcactgccagtgaggggcgagcagagtaGAGGGGGAGGGGCGAGAAAGGAAGGTAGataagagagggaggggagggggcagtGGCGACGTAGAGaggaaagaggaggagaggaggcaccGACGGAGGGAGAGGGTGCCTACGCAAGGATAAGGGAGTGAGGAAAGGGTGatgagaagataaggtggagagagagggggctgCGTGGGACAAGGggttttttatcccggttggaaacaccaactgggactaaagacccggttggtgtttccactTGGGATAAAACGTCCCCTCATCCCGCTACCCATTATAACCGGGACTATTGGGGGGGTgcgcttttatcccggttggtctttCCAACGGAACTAAAGCTCTCCCCTTCGGTGGCTCATTTTTGACCTGAGATTAAAgacactttagtcccgggtccaaaatcAATCGAGATAAAAAGGATTGGATGGAAAGTGAATCTAATAGTGTTTGAGAGCTTGGTAGACCTGACAGTCCAGGTTCTGAGCCAGCCATACTATAACAAAACTATAATCGACGAGTCACCCACATTATATTATCCTAATGTCACAAAACCTAGGGTATTGTGGTTAATGTCATTTAATCCTGGGTTTTATGGGCCATCTGTTTAACAAGACCCCACCCGTAacacttcaaaaaaaaaaaatctcacctTTAGCCAATTAGCATCAGGTCTGACAAGTGGATCTAGGAAAGGTTCAACGTGATCATTGGACACAAGCtcagctgcatgcatgcatcccaTCCCCAAGAACCAAGCACCAAGGCTTTATTCATGAGACAAGCAGACGTCTTAATGCATGTGTGACCAGAAGTTCAGAACTGAAGACTATGCATGTCAACTATGTTGACAAGATGTAAGAACTAGAACAAATGGATAAATGTTAACACCGATTCTTGATCAGAGTCAATCGAAGAAGATAATGTTCTAACAGCCgatgaagaagagaaaaagggtCCGCTGATGGCTCGATGTTGACCAAGGCCCACTATGAGCGATCGGGTTCCAGAAGCCGATAGAAGACCGGGAGGGATCCGATCCGAAGCAGAAatgactccaccaaataagcatggagatttatctttaataGTAGTTTTAGATTCATTTGAACCGGTTCATGtcataaccgactaggattttagcttgcttcagggtataaatataaacccatgagccttgtaacgaataatcatcaatcaatcaatacaaccttttggCACCACGcccccaaaaccctaggagtagtaGAGTAGAAACTGGCGAGTCTCTTCTTGCGCGCAAggctgcatcggctttgatctcagGTGAGCTTATAAGTACCGTCACCCAGTCATTACGTTATCTGTACCAGAACTTTCTAGGTATCGTCCAATATTATAATCTTTtatcatgtgactagttatcaAGTTAACtgagattgcaagtagaactttctaagttttgtccaatattctatttgtcttcgacgttgctcatagttatcgagttgtttggttttattaagttgcatcgtatcgatctcttagtttcatgaagcgctcacagttatcgaacgaTTAGATCTAATTAAGTTGTCTTTATTGTCTTCTTGATCTTGTTAAGTGTTCACTAGTTATTTGATCGTATTGGCTtgttagatcttgcatgctttacttgctttacatatgctaggtccCTACCCCTTGCATTGCTAGCCATCGGATCCTTAACATTAAAATGCTAGTTGTGAGAGCCGATGCATCGACTGGATCTTATCCAGATCTCTTGGTAGAGGGATGACGTTATTGAGCTGATGGCTGGGCGTGCGAGCCCTTGTTGCCACGAATTTGTCTGTTAAGTTAGTGGGTCGAAGTTAATATCCTCTCAGTTgtgttaccttatctaagttcaatacatgtctcatgacattaattagattTGTTAACTTATCGGGTTGTAAGTGGTGGGCATGAGATCTTTGCTactgtgttctaatcttttagattaACAGATTAAGGTTAATGTCCGTGTTAgcttatctaagttcaatacacgtCTCTCGTGACATTAATTAAGATCTATTAGTTTATTTGACATGCGCATAGTTATCAGAGGCTCCTTTTATGgctattatttttattattttatatcGTACCTATCTTAGCCTGTCGACTCATGTAGCCGATGGCACGTGCTATTAACGCTTTTgtttatttacaccgcatgattaCATTAAAATTCTAATTGCAAATGAtgtttattcaaagtaacacCTGTCAATAAGCTCGAAGGCTTAGCCGTCTATCGGCTTAGGAATTTAACGTTTCTCTTGTCATTCATGTCAAATTGACTAGTCATTCATGTCAAATTGACTAGCACTTAGGAATTTAACGTTTCTCTTGTCATTCATGTCAAATTGACTAGTCATTCATGTCAAATTGACCAGCACGCGTTGCACCTTCGCGAGTCGATTTAGAGCATGCACTGAAGTTAAGCAGATCTTCCAGGTCCTTCGTGTTGTTCAAGGCAGAAGCCTAAAGATTTTTTTGCGTTAACAATGGGGTTTTGGAAACAAGAGGACCAAAAATCTTGGGATTAAGGGATGCATACCATAATACTAGGGTGCTGCCACACTAGAACCATAAAACCTGGGGTTTAGTGAAATTCAACATTAGCCGGTCAACCATCTCATGTGAAAAACTAAGCTGTCCTGCCCACCTCACATTTGGAAGTTTCCTTGTTGTCTGTATCGTGCCACACGTAAAAATGATTTGCGTAACTGCAAACTGACAGGATGCAGAATATAATACCTGCGACACATAGCTGATCACCTCGCAATATCTTCTGTCAAATCGATGCCAAATTAAACAACTAAAGTTAGAGGCAGATGAATCATGTAATCAAAATAACACCACAGCAAAAAAAACCCAAATACAAAGTTACTTGTAGGACTTTGTGGATGTTTCAAGCATCCTAAGTTGCACCTGGAAGCTATCACCCAAAACTTCTGTCAAGCAAACATCAGGCACAATATTGACACAAAGTGGACATACAAAGAAACAAGCAGCCTAATAAAAGCTTAGCAAAAGTTGCAACCTCTTTGCTCCAGATTTTTGTAAGCAACGCAAAATAAACATTAAATATCcaaaatggaagaaaaaaaagctgcAACACGACATAAGGTACAAATATGTGTTTTTCTTTATAAATAAGATGCTGACATGGTTAAGTTTGGAGCCTACATTCTGATCCAGCTACACTATCATATGATAACTACAATCCAAGAGGTACCAGTATTATAACATCACTAACCAAATATATTTATCGAGGAAGTAGAATGAACATCAGAAGCTTCACCAAGAAAGCATAACTGTATCCACATTACAGTCATTGCCATGATCAATAGATCACATACAACTTGAACAGAAATGAGACAAAATGCAACGATTTGTGTGACTCCATACTCATAGAAGATTTTACCTTCTTGTAAATAAGATTCAGCACCGTCAAACTTGATAAACCTGACAGATCACATCGTGAGGAAGGCACAATATTATATCAAAACTATAAGCCAAGAGTTCCCCTTTATGTCACCACTAACCAAAGATATATATGAAGCAAGGAAAATAAACACAAGAAGCTTCACCAACAAATGCCACAGTATCCATATGATGGGGACACAAAGATCAGACAAAACTTGGACATAAATGAAACGGAAAGCGGCAGCAATGTTACATGATTCCTTAGCAAatgcatggaaaaaaaattcaaataaccAGTTCTATGAGATGAGGCCATCTAAATCCACTCAAAACTTTAACTTTCAAGGTACTAGATTGAACATGAAACTACACAGGTGCAAAATGTCAGAAAGCCTAATTCTCTGATTGATTGCAATTAGATTGCACACCAACAGCAAACTTTTACCTACCATTTTTCTAAACATGAGTCAAAATCACAGGACCATTGCATCAGAAAGCCCACAAACAAGCAATGTGAGCAGGACCAAGCATTGGTATCtctcaatctttttttttattttagggCAACCTCACAATTCATTTCAGCAAACACAACAATAACTGAAAAGATATCCTCAAGATAGCAGCACCATCCGATGAAACTGGTCACAAACAGAAACTAAGAATTCTATGTACATTGATGCAAGATTAAGTAAACTTCCTCGTAGAGACAGCACGAATCCCAGCTTACACCTTCAAGTCCTGAAGTCCACACAAGACAGTTGTCTCAAACTCCCATAATCTTTGCATGAGAAAGTCCATAATCAAGCCATGTGAGCAGCACAAAGCATTGTCACTTCACAATtcatttcaggaaaaaaaaacaacgatAGAGGCAGTACCATCAAGTCAACACAAAAGGAGCCATCAGGAGAACAGTACCATCAGATGAAACCAAGCAGAAACAGAAACTATGATTTCATATAGATAGAGGCAGCATTAAGCATGGATCCCACTTTACACCACCAAATCAACACAAAAGGAGCCACATTCTGCATCTCCACCGCCATGATGTTAAATCAGAAAATCTAACAGCTTTGCAGCAATGAACCCTACATTTCCATCAGAAACTAAGCTAAGCTTAGGCAAAAATACGCCGATTCCAATGCACTTCTAAGTTTTCCAACAAACCATCCACCTCGTTGGCCTGTTAGTCAGTAAGCAGCATTAGCAAGAACAAGATTGTGATCAAAAGGCAGAACCTTTCCCTTGTTCCTCCGCCTCACGAGTCCACGAATGCCTCACGGCAAGTCGTGGAGCACCCCCATGTCGTCGACGCGGAAGCCCAGGTCGCTGAGGTCGACCGTCTCGTTGATGTCGATGTCGATGTCGATGCCGGTGCCGTCCCTTTCGCCGAGCCCAGCCGCCCCGGCCTCGAGATTGACGGCGGCGGCTGtcgcttcctcttcctcctccgcctcggcccGTGCCCTCCCCTTGAGGCACACCCCGACCTTCCTCCGGGACGTCGGGCGGGTTGGCGTGTCggtggatgcggcggcggggttcggggcgggggcgggggacggggagggggagggcggGGGGCTGAATGGGTGGAACGGGGCGAAGGGCACCCAGGCGTcggtggtggcgggcgggcCGAGCGGGAAGAATGCCCAGGTGCAGAAGTACATGT encodes the following:
- the LOC101770946 gene encoding atherin-like — encoded protein: MAHVGAAAAAGGNGEAFWTACPHCCHVHLYPRPYLGLRLRCPVPACRRAFRASELPAAPPVVPGADMYFCTWAFFPLGPPATTDAWVPFAPFHPFSPPPSPSPSPAPAPNPAAASTDTPTRPTSRRKVGVCLKGRARAEAEEEEEATAAAVNLEAGAAGLGERDGTGIDIDIDINETVDLSDLGFRVDDMGVLHDLP